Part of the Spinacia oleracea cultivar Varoflay chromosome 5, BTI_SOV_V1, whole genome shotgun sequence genome, AGTAATGAAGGTCCCTTTAGGACTAGCCTTGCTGTTAcaagtgattcttttccaatgcACATGACTGGCACCACTCTGAAGATGCCTATACATTTTACTGATTTTGAACTTGTCATTATGGACAAACTGAGTCACTCCTCCTGCTTGCATTAGAACATCTCTATACTGCAAGATCTTCCTTAATGACCAAGTTAGCCCAGATGGGATGGGCATGGTCCAAAAATCCATCTGCTTCACATAGTAAGTGTGGATCCACTTCACCCACAGTCTGTCTTGTTTCATAGATAAAGCCCAACAGTGTTTGAGAACAGCAGCTTTATTCCATATTGTTAAGTCCTTTAGATTCCACCCACCACAACTCTTTGGGAGGCACAAGTGATCCCAAGAAACTGGAGCCTTTTTTGAGCCAATATCTGACCCTGTCCACAGAAAGCACCTGCAAATGCTTTGGATTGCCTTCATAACTTTCTTGGGAATTACAAATATTTGACACCAGTAGAGCTGCATTCCAAACAGAACTGACTTGACCAGCTGTACTCTGCCTGCATAGGACAAGAATCTTGCAGACCAACTCTTAATTCTAGCAGTTGTTCTCTCAATAAGAGGTTTACAATCAGAGAAGCTCAACTTTCTAGTTGTCAAGGGTACCCCTAAATATTTAAAGGGGAAAACACCTTTCTGAACGCCAATTGTGGTAGCAATCTGGTTAGAAACAACATCATAAACACCAGCTGTATAGACTTCACTCTTATGGAGATTAGCACTGAGACCAGAAGCCTTTGAAAACTTGGTAAAAGCTCCAAAAAGAGCAGTGATAGAAGGCAAATCTGCCCTGGCAAACATGAGtagatcatctgcaaacatcatgtgAGTAATCTTCAATTTCTTACATCTTGGATGATAGTTAAACTCCTTTTGTGAACTCATGGCAGCCAAACATCTTGACAAATACTCCATACCCAGTGCAAAGAGATAGGATGACATTGGATCCCCTTGCCTCAATCCCTTTTTTGCAGGAATAGGAAGGGTAGGAAATCCATTGACAAGAATAGAGTAGGAGACAGTTCCTAAACATTCCATAACCCACCTAATAAAAATGTCAGGGAATCCTAATTCATGCATCATTGACTTCAGGAAGGGCCATTCCAAAGAGTCATAAGCCTTCTTGAGGTCAACTTTTATCATACACCTAGGGGAGATGTATTTCCTTGAATAACATTTCACCAGCTCAGAAGCCAGTAGGATATTATCAGCAATATTCCTACCAGGAATGAAGCCAGCCTGTGAATCATTCACCACTTCACCAATTATTGACTGCATTCTGTGAGTTAAGATTTTTGAAATCAACTTGTAAACAATGGAGCAACATGCTATAGGCCTGAAGTCTTTGATACTGGTAGCATTGTGAATTTTTGGGATTAGAGTAACAGTagtgttgtttgtttgtttcaGAAGTTTCCCTGTGGAGAAGAAATCCTGAACAGCCACATAAATGTCATCTTTAATGATGCTCCAAGCTTCTTTGAAAAAGAAACGGTTAAACCCATCTAAACCCGGAGCTTTATTGCTGTCAATCCCTTTCAGTGCCATATCAATCTCAGCAGTTGAGACAGGAAGAACTAAAGATTGAGCTGAAGCTGCAGAAAGTTGTTTACCTTGTCTCACAACTGTAACATCAATACCCTCCAAAGTGTCTGCAGCAGAACCAATAAGACCATGATAGAaagctttgatctcatcttTAATCTCTGCAGCAGTGGTAAGCTTCCTCCCATTAGCATCATAAAGAACATCAATACTGTTCCTAGAATATCTCTCCTTTACTGCTGTGAAGAAGAACTTTATATTTGAATCACCAGTTTTCAACCACTGGATTCTTGATTTCTGTTTGAGAGCTCTTTTATGAATACTCAGAAACTTTTTAAGCTTACCAGTGCACTCTTTTTCAGTCAGTTGAAGGTCAATATCACTAGGGGAAGCAGCTAACTGAGATTGAGTGTCATCCAGCTCCCACCTAATACCATCAATTCTCTCCTCCAGCCTAGCAAATTCTTCTCTATGCAAAGTTTTCAGACCCTGCTTGATGACTTTCAGTTTGTGCCACACTTGAAACATAGCAGTTCCATTTACAACAGATCCCCATCCTTCTTGCATAATCTGATGGAACTTAGGGTGCTCAGCCATGTAATTGAAGAACTCAAATGGTCTACTTCCCCTCTGTCTCACCACTTTACAATCCAGCAGAAGAGGGGAGTGGTCTGATAAACCTGGGTTCAGATAGTCCACACATACATCTGGATAACTAGTATGCCAGTTACCACACCCAAAGGCCCAATCAATTCTGGAATGTATTCTCAAATCACCTTGCCCTTTATTGTTCCAGGAGAAGAAATTTCCACAACTCTTGAGCTCTATCAGCCCTGTTGCATCAATACAAGCATCAAAATCTCTTGTTTCTGCATCAGAAACTTGGCTACCATAGATTCTATCACCTACATGCAGCACTGAATTGAAATCACCCATGACAAACCAAGGGTATATCACACTTGGTCCAATTTGAGTCAAGGTGGTCCAAAGTGGTCTCCTATGATCAATTGTATGCAAGCCATACACAGCAGTGAACTGAGCAGTAAAATTCCCATCCTTTGCAGCTAAATCACCATGAATAACTTGGTCAGTTTTTAAGCCCATAGTAAAGGTAACCTCACTATGCCTCCACCCAATCCAGATTCTACCCTTAGGAGAATAGGAATAATTCATTTCCCACTTCCAGCAACTACCTAGCTTATTCTGAATCTTGCTAGCTTTATTTTCCCTCACTCTAGTTTCTAACAGAGCAATAACACTGATCTTATTGGTTTCCAGCAATCTCCTAACCTCCACCACTTTATTAGGATCATTTAGACCCCTAACATTCCAAGTGCAAACAATCATGGTGGATACCTATCTCCTTCCTCAACCTCTGCATCCTCACCCTCCTCCTCTATAGAAAATCCCTCCACTACATCAACTACTTTTGGAACCTGAGCCAATCCCAAAGGATGATCATAATGTTTAGACTCTCTCCTTCTCCTGGATACTACTCTCCATCCATCATCTTGAACCTCACTCACCTGTGCCTGGTGCAAAGGGGTAGTAGCAATCAAACTTGGATTGATCTCTTCAGAAACAGCAGGTTCAGGTACAGAAACAACAGCATTCACCACCTTCTTTGGTTTCCAGACCTTAGTCACCTTTTTCTGCACTAGTTGAACATGAGTAACAGGTTGATATCTTGTTTGACCCTTTTTAACTGAACAATCATGCCCAATTATTTTACATTCCTTACAAAAAGGTGGAAGCCATTCATACTCCACTTTCTGATTAAAAGTTCTACCACAAGAGTCTTGTATTTGAACAACCTTGGTGACACTTTTAGTAACATCAACTTCAATTAAGAGTCTAGCAAAAGAAATCCTCAACTGCTTAGAGGTACACTCATCAGCAAATAAAGGAACCCCAACAAGGCTCCCAATCCTACTGAGAGAATCCATGCCCCAACAACACAGAGGCAAGTTAGGGAACTTCACCCAAACTGGAATTACCCTGAGAATTTCCTCTTGGAAATTAAAATCTGATGACCATGGCTTAGTGATCATAGGTCTACCAAAGAATGTGTGAGGTCTAGCAACCAGTACCTTATCTCTATCCCTTTTTGAGCAGAATTTAACCACAAAATAGCCCTCATCATGTAGAAACACATTAGGCTTACCAACATGACCCCATTCTTTATCAATATACCTAATTACTGCCCCAATGGAGGGTTTATCACCAACAACATACATGATCAAAGCACAATCCCAAATAGCAGCCATTTTACTCATATCAACCTTGTCAAGCATAGCAACAGGAGTACCTTCCAAAATTGTGGGAGCAATAAAGGAGAGGGAGTTACCTTTGCCAGTGAGTTGAGGTCCTCAAAATAAGTTCACCCAAGGTGATTTTGGGTCAACACTGGTGTGCTGTTGTTCTAATGGAGGTCTAGTTCCTTCTTCTCCAAGGTCTCCAGAGTTACCACCATGCTCTGTTTCAGAGGATTCAAGATCCCCTTTGCTTGCGAGGGTTTCCGTACCATTTGTCAAACCCAGTACAACATTAACATTTCTCACCATCTCCTTCACCCTTTCCAGAGCAGAGCCACCCAATCTCCCACCCCCCTGCCCTTCCTCCATAC contains:
- the LOC110800326 gene encoding uncharacterized protein is translated as MAAIWDCALIMYVVGDKPSIGAVIRYIDKEWGHVGKPNVFLHDEGYFVVKFCSKRDRDKVLVARPHTFFGRPMITKPWSSDFNFQEEILRVIPVWVKFPNLPLCCWGMDSLSRIGSLVGVPLFADECTSKQLRISFARLLIEVDVTKSVTKVVQIQDSCGRTFNQKVEYEWLPPFCKECKIIGHDCSVKKGQTRYQPVTHVQLVQKKVTKVWKPKKVVNAVVSVPEPAVSEEINPSLIATTPLHQAQVSEVQDDGWRVVSRRRRESKHYDHPLGLAQVPKVVDVVEGFSIEEEGEDAEVEEGDRYPP